The following proteins come from a genomic window of Triplophysa rosa unplaced genomic scaffold, Trosa_1v2 scaffold432, whole genome shotgun sequence:
- the LOC130550808 gene encoding testis-expressed protein 2-like, translating to MSLETKMNLTRLGKEGEGFGEQGKEGPRTDFLADSDEESSSAGSSDEEDAAEVPEIPGVEGYVWGHRPSKIMRFVDKIAKSKYFQKATETEFIKKKMEEVSNTPLLLTVEVQECRGTLAVNIPPPPTDRIWYGFRRPPHLELKARPKLGEREVTFAHVTDWIEKKLDQEFQKIFVMPNMDDIWLPNMHSAMDTRSSAKDKESLEPEESLEDM from the exons ATGAGCCTTGAAACAAAGATGAACCTGACTAGGCTTGGAAAGGAAGGAGAAGGTTTTGGAGAACAGGGAAAAGAAGG ACCACGCACTGACTTCCTGGCCGATAGTGATGAGGAATCATCCAGTGCTGGATCATCTGATGAAGAAGACGCTGCAGAAGTGCCTGAAATTCCAGGAGTGGAGGG TTATGTTTGGGGACACCGACCCAGCAAAATCATGCGCTTTGTGGACAAGATCGCAAAGTCCAAGTATTTTCAGAAAGCCACAGAGACTGAGTTTATCAAAAAGAAGATGGAGGAGGTGTCCAACACACCACTGCTCCTCACTGTGGAGGTGCAGGAGTGCCGAGGGACTCTCGCTGTCAATATTCCACCTCCTCCAACAGACAGGATATG GTATGGCTTTAGAAGACCTCCTCACCTGGAACTAAAAGCTCGACCTAAACTGGGAGAGAGAGAAGTCACTTTCGCTCATGTGACAGACTGGATAGAGAAAAAACTAGATCAGGAGTTTCAG AAAATCTTTGTAATGCCAAACATGGATGACATCTGGCTGCCTAACATGCACTCTGCCATGGACACACGATCCAGTGCCAAGGACAAGGAATCCTTGGAACCTGAGGAATCCCTTGAAGACATGTGA